A window of Clostridium botulinum BKT015925 contains these coding sequences:
- a CDS encoding DUF2975 domain-containing protein: MKNYKEWSLSQILLIVLDVILILGVIITAIVYYNTFLKYTGDLNGLNKFIMFILLTVGIVCIFLIVLELRKIVLTLNKGNPFVWLNVRALKRISVECFIIAACYFGNFIVNFGKNKYKFIYLDSKGIHTDTEPIIFILAGVFIAILANVFKKAIEYKEENDFTI, encoded by the coding sequence ATGAAGAATTACAAGGAATGGTCTTTATCGCAAATTTTATTAATAGTATTAGATGTTATCTTAATACTAGGAGTAATTATTACAGCGATTGTTTATTATAATACATTTTTAAAATATACAGGAGATTTAAATGGATTAAATAAATTTATTATGTTTATATTGTTAACAGTTGGCATAGTATGTATATTTCTAATTGTTTTAGAACTTAGAAAAATTGTTTTAACATTGAATAAAGGAAATCCCTTTGTTTGGTTAAATGTACGAGCTTTAAAAAGAATTTCCGTAGAATGTTTTATAATTGCTGCTTGTTATTTTGGAAATTTTATTGTCAACTTCGGAAAAAATAAATATAAATTTATTTATTTAGATTCTAAAGGAATACATACAGACACTGAACCTATTATTTTTATATTAGCAGGTGTATTTATTGCAATACTAGCTAACGTGTTTAAAAAAGCTATTGAATATAAAGAAGAAAATGACTTTACAATTTAA
- a CDS encoding DUF4153 domain-containing protein → MKNNLENFQVSQKEIQNKIRLLLLSIFIGFLFYQFGFNYAGISVFIFIGILSLGFIIINKIKNINNMGIFFMIIAIFLSISYGIYTNFIFRFLNKLLIPVTLICSFLLITYENIEFKFNTFTRLVLDRVFGIGIPNIIKIPFLINCIIKKDNSDKKNSKIKNILIGLLISIPVLIFLCIILSNADSIFGHYITNIVFNINSQSVATVLCKLLTSMGISAFVFTLYDSFSMKLKKTKVDNANNMKINSIVVITIFTMVNILYIIFTKIQVCYLYRRNNLPEGFTYSDYARSGFFQLVFIVLINVISIILIKKHTEYNNSTEDKILLSLYSLITILSFNMVFSAIYKMKLYIRVFGFTRLRILVSIFTIFLAFILVMLLIFIWKNINLFKPIIICGAIIYVGANFFNMDEFITKNNLKLLAHSKSIDRYYLSTLSFDNYKSMIKARKEGLISIEDYNLWVEVNKKDIKHWYEYNYYCFKGNSIRK, encoded by the coding sequence ATGAAAAATAATCTTGAAAATTTCCAAGTTTCACAAAAAGAAATTCAAAATAAGATAAGATTATTGTTATTATCAATTTTTATAGGCTTTTTATTTTATCAATTTGGATTTAATTATGCAGGAATATCAGTTTTTATTTTTATAGGTATCTTAAGTTTAGGATTTATAATTATAAATAAAATAAAGAATATTAATAATATGGGTATATTTTTTATGATAATAGCTATATTTTTATCTATATCATATGGAATTTATACTAATTTTATATTTAGATTTCTAAATAAGTTGTTGATTCCAGTTACATTAATTTGTAGTTTTTTATTGATAACTTATGAAAATATAGAATTTAAATTTAATACATTTACAAGATTAGTTTTAGATAGGGTATTTGGTATAGGTATACCAAATATAATAAAGATTCCTTTTTTAATTAACTGTATTATAAAAAAGGATAATTCGGATAAAAAGAATAGTAAAATAAAGAATATATTAATTGGATTATTAATATCAATACCAGTTTTAATATTTCTCTGTATTATATTATCTAATGCTGATAGCATTTTTGGTCATTATATAACTAATATAGTATTCAATATAAATTCTCAAAGTGTAGCAACTGTTTTGTGTAAGTTATTGACTTCAATGGGTATTTCTGCGTTTGTTTTTACACTATATGATAGTTTTTCTATGAAATTAAAAAAAACTAAGGTTGATAATGCTAATAATATGAAAATTAATTCTATTGTAGTTATTACAATTTTTACGATGGTTAATATATTATATATAATTTTTACTAAAATACAAGTGTGCTACTTATATAGAAGAAACAATCTTCCGGAAGGATTTACTTATTCGGACTATGCAAGAAGTGGTTTTTTTCAGTTGGTTTTTATAGTATTGATAAATGTAATTTCAATTATTTTAATTAAAAAACATACAGAGTATAATAATAGTACAGAAGATAAGATTTTGTTAAGTTTATATTCATTAATTACGATTTTAAGTTTTAATATGGTATTTTCAGCTATATATAAAATGAAACTTTATATAAGAGTTTTCGGATTTACAAGATTAAGGATTTTAGTAAGTATTTTTACTATTTTTTTAGCTTTTATATTAGTTATGTTGTTAATATTTATTTGGAAAAATATAAATTTATTTAAACCTATAATTATTTGTGGTGCTATAATTTATGTAGGGGCTAATTTTTTTAATATGGATGAGTTTATAACGAAAAATAATTTAAAGTTATTAGCTCATTCTAAAAGTATAGACAGATATTATTTAAGTACACTTTCTTTTGATAATTATAAATCAATGATAAAAGCACGTAAAGAAGGATTAATTTCAATAGAGGATTATAATTTATGGGTAGAAGTAAATAAAAAAGATATAAAGCATTGGTATGAATATAATTATTACTGTTTCAAGGGAAATTCTATAAGAAAATAA
- a CDS encoding arsenate reductase family protein, whose product MNIQIFGVKKCFDTKKAERYFKERRIKYQFIDLNIKGLSKGEFQSVKKSVGLNNLINKNSNQYKKLNMEHIRTESVKEEILLNNPKLYTTPIVRNGKEATVGYQPDIWKIWE is encoded by the coding sequence ATGAATATTCAAATTTTTGGAGTTAAAAAATGTTTTGATACAAAAAAGGCTGAAAGATATTTTAAAGAAAGAAGAATTAAGTATCAGTTTATTGACTTAAATATAAAGGGACTTAGTAAAGGCGAGTTTCAAAGCGTTAAAAAATCAGTAGGTTTAAATAATTTAATAAATAAAAATTCAAATCAATATAAAAAACTTAATATGGAACATATAAGAACTGAGAGTGTAAAAGAAGAAATTTTATTAAATAATCCTAAATTATATACCACTCCTATTGTACGTAATGGTAAAGAAGCTACTGTGGGGTATCAACCTGATATATGGAAAATTTGGGAATAA
- a CDS encoding DMT family transporter, whose protein sequence is MNKSKGIIFMILASLSFATMNLFGKLAVTATPYQKTFISNVVASIIICCIIFYRKDSILGKPENRKYLFLRGIMGTISIFTLYYSLDYLLLADATILTKLSPFFTIIFSFIILKEDFTKTQLYFLIVAFLGSLFVIKPEFNSSIIPSLMGIISACTAGIAYTMIRILGNKESFYTIILSFTGIATLTMFPSIFINNNISFQHATFLILGGFCFTLGQVFLTLAYKNAPASEISMFDYFGLLFAGAYGFILFKEIPDLLSIIGYIIIIGISILNILFNKIYK, encoded by the coding sequence GTGAACAAAAGCAAAGGTATTATATTTATGATTCTTGCTTCATTATCATTTGCAACAATGAACTTATTTGGTAAATTAGCTGTTACTGCTACCCCTTATCAAAAAACTTTCATTTCAAATGTTGTAGCAAGTATAATCATTTGTTGTATTATTTTTTATAGAAAAGATTCTATACTAGGTAAACCTGAAAATAGGAAGTACTTATTTTTAAGAGGTATTATGGGTACAATATCAATTTTTACTCTTTATTACTCTTTGGATTACCTTCTTCTAGCAGATGCAACTATTCTTACTAAACTTAGTCCATTTTTCACTATAATTTTTTCTTTTATAATCCTTAAGGAGGATTTTACAAAAACACAATTGTACTTTTTAATTGTGGCCTTTTTAGGAAGTTTATTTGTAATAAAACCTGAATTTAATTCTTCTATAATCCCTTCTTTGATGGGTATAATATCTGCTTGCACAGCTGGAATTGCATATACTATGATAAGAATTCTTGGAAACAAAGAGAGTTTTTATACTATAATTCTTTCTTTTACAGGAATCGCTACACTTACAATGTTTCCATCTATCTTTATAAATAATAATATTAGTTTTCAACATGCTACTTTTTTAATTTTAGGTGGGTTTTGCTTTACTCTAGGTCAAGTTTTTTTAACACTAGCTTATAAAAATGCCCCTGCATCTGAAATATCTATGTTTGACTATTTTGGTTTGTTATTTGCAGGTGCCTATGGATTTATATTATTTAAAGAAATACCCGATCTTCTATCTATCATTGGATATATTATAATTATAGGTATTTCTATTTTAAATATATTATTTAATAAAATTTACAAATAA